One genomic region from Rosa rugosa chromosome 1, drRosRugo1.1, whole genome shotgun sequence encodes:
- the LOC133725631 gene encoding coatomer subunit beta-1-like, translating into MEKSCTLLVHFDKGTPALANEIKEALEGNDVEAKIEAMKKAIMILLNGDTIPQLFITIIRYVLPSEDHTVQKLLLLYLEIIDKTDSRGKVLPEMILICQNLRNNLQSPNEYIRGVTLRFLCRLNEAEIVEPLIPSILANLEHRHPFVRRNAVSAVMSVYRLPQGEQLLVDAPEIIDRFLASEQDPSSKRNAFLMLFNCAQDRAVSYLFAHIDRIIDWAEQLQMVVLELIRKVCRVNKGEKGKYIKVIISLLNAQSSAVVYECANTLVSLSSAPTAIRAAANTYCQLLLSQSDNNVKLIVLDRINELKASHREILVELVMDVLRAVSSPNLDIRRKTLDIVLDLITPGNIDEVVMMLKKEVVKTQGAELEKNGEYRQMLVQAIYSCAVKFPAVASTVVHPLMDFLGDTNLASAMDVAIFVREIIETNPKLRVSIITRLLDTFYQIRTSRVCTYALWIIGEYCLSLSEVESGIATIKQCLGELPFYTASEESEAQDVSKNSQVVNSSTVSSRRPVVLADGTYATQSAALETAMSAPVLVQGSLASVGNLRSLILSGDFFLESVVACTLTKLVLRLDEVQPSKVEVNKATTQALLIMVSMLQLGQSSVLPHPIDNDSHDRIVLCIRTLCNKDEEVKKIWLKSCRESFVKMLEDKKLREIEESRAMAQISNAQPDDLIDFYHLKSRKGMSQLELEDEVQDDLKRATGEFVKDGDDANKLNRILQLTGFSDPVYAEAYVTVNHYDIVLDVTVINRTKGTLQNLCLELATMGDLKLVERPQNYTLAPESTKQIKANIKVSSTETGVIFGNIVYETSNVLERTVIVLNDIHIDIMDYISPSSCADVLFRTMWAEFEWENKVAISTVIKDEKDFLNHIVKATNMKCLTPPSALGGECGVLAANLYAKSVFGEDALVNVSVEKQADGKLSGYIRIRSKTQGIALSLGDKITLKQKGGP; encoded by the exons ATGGAGAAGTCATGCACGCTCCTGGTTCACTTCGACAAGGGCACGCCGGCCCTTGCCAACGAGATCAAGGAAGCTCTGGAAGGAAACGACGTCGAAGCCAAGATCGAAGCCATGAAGAAGGCAATCATGATCTTGCTCAACGGCGACACAATTCCCCAGCTCTTCATCACCATTATCCGCTACGTCCTTCCCTCCGAGGACCACACCGTCCAGAAGCTTCTCCTCCTCTACCTCGAGATCATTGACAAGACAGATTCCCGAGGCAAAGTTCTCCCGGAGATGATCCTCATCTGCCAGAACCTCCGCAACAATCTCCAGAGCCCTAACGAGTACATCCGCGGCGTCACGCTCCGATTCCTCTGCCGGTTGAACGAGGCCGAGATCGTCGAGCCGTTGATTCCTTCGATTCTGGCCAATCTGGAGCACCGCCACCCGTTCGTTCGACGAAACGCCGTCAGCGCAGTCATGTCTGTGTATAGGCTTCCGCAGGGTGAGCAATTACTGGTGGATGCGCCGGAGATTATCGATCGGTTCTTGGCCTCCGAGCAAGACCCGTCCAGTAAGAGAAACGCTTTCCTTATGCTCTTTAATTGCGCGCAAGATAGAGCTGTTAGTTATCTGTTTGCTCATATCGATAGGATTATTGATTGGGCTGAGCAGCTCCAGATGGTTGTGTTGGAATTGATTAGGAAGGTTTGTAGAGTCAATAAGGGTGAGAAGGGGAAGTACATTAAGGTCATTATATCATTGCTTAATGCTCAGTCCAGTGCTGTTGTTTACGAGTGTGCCAATACACTTGTGTCCTTGTCGTCTGCCCCCACTGCGATTCGGGCTGCAGCCAATACTTACTGTCAGTTGTTGTTGTCGCAGAGCGACAACAATGTGAAGTTGATTGTGCTTGATAGGATTAATGAGCTTAAGGCTTCGCATAGGGAGATTTTGGTTGAGTTAGTTATGGATGTGCTCAGGGCTGTGTCGAGTCCAAATCTTGATATTAGAAGGAAGACTCTTGATATTGTGCTTGATTTGATTACTCCTGGGAATATTGATGAGGTTGTGATGATGTTGAAGAAGGAGGTTGTCAAGACTCAGGGTGCTGAGCTTGAGAAGAATGGGGAATACAGGCAGATGCTGGTACAAGCAATATATTCATGTGCAGTTAAGTTTCCTGCGGTGGCGAGCACGGTGGTCCATCCGTTGATGGATTTCTTGGGGGATACCAATCTGGCCTCAGCTATGGATGTGGCTATTTTTGTGCGTGAGATTATTGAAACCAACCCCAAGTTGCGTGTTTCTATAATTACGAGGCTGTTGGATACTTTTTACCAGATACGGACTTCAAGGGTGTGTACTTATGCTCTTTGGATAATAGGCGAGTATTGTCTGTCACTTTCTGAGGTTGAGAGTGGGATTGCAACCATTAAGCAGTGTCTTGGGGAGCTCCCATTTTACACCGCTTCTGAGGAAAGCGAGGCACAAGATGTTTCGAAGAATTCTCAGGTGGTAAACTCATCTACTGTGTCTTCCAGGAGACCTGTAGTCCTTGCAGATGGGACCTATGCTACCCAGTCTGCTGCACTGGAAACTGCTATGTCTGCACCTGTCCTTGTTCAAGGATCTTTGGCTTCTGTAGGCAACTTGAGATCATTGATTCTCTCAGGTGACTTTTTCCTGGAGTCAGTTGTGGCTTGCACTTTAACGAAGCTTGTTTTGAGACTAGATGAGGTCCAGCCTTCTAAAGTTGAAGTTAACAAGGCAACCACACAGGCTTTGTTGATCATGGTGTCCATGCTGCAACTGGGTCAATCATCAGTCCTTCCACATCCAATTGATAATGATTCTCATGACAGAATTGTTCTTTGCATCCGTACACTATGCAATAAAGatgaagaagtgaagaagataTGGTTAAAGTCTTGTAGAGAGAGTTTTGTTAAAATGCTTGAAGATAAGAAGCTTCGGGAAATAGAGGAAAGTAGAGCTATGGCGCAGATATCAAATGCACAACCAGATGACCTTATTGATTTCTACCATCTGAAGAGCAGAAAG GGTATGAGCCAGCTTGAGTTGGAAGATGAGGTTCAAGATGATCTCAAACGTGCTACTGGAGAGTTTGTAAAGGATGGAGATGATGCAAATAAACTCAACCGCATTCTTCAGCTCACAGGATTCAGCGATCCTGTTTATGCTGAAGCCTATGTTACAGTTAATCATTATGACATTGTTCTCGATGTTACCGTCATCAACCGAACCAAGGGAACCCTTCAGAATTTGTGCTTGGAGTTGGCCACGATGGGCGATCTCAAACTTGTTGAGCGTCCTCAGAACTATACACTAGCTCCAGAGTCAACCAAACAGATAAAGGCAAACATTAAGGTCTCCTCAACTGAAACAGGAGTTATATTTGGTAACATTGTTTATGAGACGTCAAATGTGCTTGAGAGAACAGTTATTGTTCTTAATGACATCCATATTGATATAATGGATTACATCTCTCCTTCTTCATGTGCTGATGTGTTGTTTCGGACAATGTGGGCTGAGTTTGAATGGGAAAATAAG GTTGCTATAAGTACTGTTATCAAAGACGAGAAGGACTTTCTGAACCACATCGTTAAAGCAACTAACATGAAGTGCCTGACTCCACC ATCGGCACTGGGAGGAGAGTGTGGAGTCCTCGCTGCCAATCTGTATGCAAAGAGTGTTTTCGGGGAGGATGCTTTGGTGAATGTGAGTGTTGAGAAACAAGCAGATGGTAAGCTAAGTGGATACATCAGAATTAGAAGCAAGACTCAAGGTATTGCACTGAGTCTTGGGGACAAGATCACCTTGAAACAGAAGGGTGGCCCTTGA